A region of Penaeus chinensis breed Huanghai No. 1 chromosome 38, ASM1920278v2, whole genome shotgun sequence DNA encodes the following proteins:
- the LOC125046146 gene encoding cysteine sulfinic acid decarboxylase-like — MLATMNGTAPNPKKSPPETALTNGCAIVNGASVQNGASVKNGASVQNGASVQNGASVQNGASVQNGASVQNGAAENGKEEEGGELLQKVLEIVLREKLVTGIEAPGKVIEFKQPEELKKLFDLQVGQGGCSLDEAHALLEKVVRYSVKTTHPHFYNQLFAGIDEVALTGAWLTEALNTNQYTFEVAPVFMLVEHEVIRQLVELYGFEDGDGIFAPGGSMSNMYAMVLARYKKNPNVKKTGVFSLKPLIVFTSDQGHYSVSKSASWLGIGMDHVVPVATDDQGRMIPEALRQAVQKAREQGGDPYFVNATAGSTVFGAYDPLDQLADVCAAEGLWLHVDGCWGGAVVLSKKYKHLVSGIHRVDSVAWNPHKMLGAALQCSAFVTKHKGLLHQCNSARASYLFQQDKYYDVSYDTGDKSVQCGRKVDAFKLWLSFKLHGMGELERRVDAAFAASRYLCKQVKAREGFRLLQEPQCTNMCFWFIPPSLRNLPETPEWWVKLSKVAPQVKERMVREGSLMVGYQPVASKGLVNFFRMVTTCTPTPTYAHMDFVLDEVERLGADL; from the exons ATGCTCGCCACCATGAACGGAACAGCGCCAAACCCCAAGAAATCGCCGCCGGAAACCGCGCTGACCAACGGCTGCGCGATAGTCAACGGCGCTTCGGTTCAGAACGGCGCTTCGGTTAAGAACGGCGCTTCGGTTCAGAACGGCGCTTCGGTTCAGAACGGCGCTTCGGTTCAGAACGGCGCTTCGGTTCAGAACGGCGCTTCGGTTCAGAACGGGGCGGCGgagaacgggaaggaggaggaaggcggggagCTCTTGCAGAAGGTCCTGGAGATCGTGTTGCGGGAGAAACTCGTGACGGGGATCGAGGCGCCGGGGAAGGTGATCGAGTTCAAGCAGCCCGAGGAACTGAAG aAACTGTTCGACCTGCAAGTGGGCCAAGGCGGCTGTTCCCTCGACGAGGCGCACGCCCTTCTTGAAAAGGTGGTCCGGTACAGCGTGAAGACAACCCACCCGCATTTCTACAACCAGCTGTTCGCGGGCATCGATGAAGTGGCGTTGACCGGGGCTTGGCTCACTGAGGCCCTCAATACAAATCa GTACACGTTCGAGGTGGCGCCCGTATTCATGCTGGTGGAGCACGAGGTCATCCGGCAGCTGGTGGAGCTCTACGGCTTCGAGGACGGGGACGGCATCTTCGCTCCGG GTGGCAGCATGAGCAACATGTACGCGATGGTCCTCGCGCGCTACAAGAAAAACCCGAATGTCAAGAAGACCGGCGTGTTTTCCCTCAAGCCCCTTATTGTTTTCACGTCTGATCAG gGCCACTACTCCGTCAGTAAGAGCGCCTCCTGGCTGGGCATCGGCATGGACCATGTCGTGCCCGTAGCAACCGACGACCAAGGCAGGATGATCCCCGAGGCCCTCCGGCAAGCGGTGCAGAAGGCCCGGGAGCAGGGAGGGGATCCTTACTTCGTCAACGCCACCGCCGGGAGCACCGTCTTCGGCGCCTACGACCCCCTCGATCAGCTGGCCGATGTTTGTGCCGCGGAGGGACTGTGGCTGCACGTGGAT GGTTGCTGGGGAGGCGCCGTTGTTCTCTCCAAGAAGTACAAACACCTTGTCTCTGGAATCCACAG GGTAGATTCAGTCGCCTGGAACCCTCACAAGATGTTGGGCGCAGCGCTACAATGTTCAGCGTTCGTTACCAAGCACAAG gggCTCCTCCACCAGTGCAACTCGGCGCGGGCGTCCTACCTCTTCCAGCAGGACAAGTACTATGACGTGAGCTACGACACGGGCGACAAGAGCGTCCAGTGCGGCCGCAAAGTGGACGCCTTCAAGCTGTGGCTCTCGTTCAAGCTGCACGGCATGGGCGAGCTCGAGAGGAGGGTCGACGCCGCCTTCGCCGCTTCTAG GTACTTGTGCAAGCAGGTGAAGGCACGAGAGGGCTTTCGCTTACTGCAGGAACCCCAGTGCACCAACATGTGCTTTTGGTTCATCCCCCCCAGCCTGAGGAACCTGCCCGAGACCCCCGAGTGGTGGGTGAAGTTGTCCAAG GTGGCGCCGCAGGTGAAGGAGCGCATGGTACGCGAGGGGTCCCTGATGGTCGGCTACCAGCCCGTCGCTTCGAAAGGCCTCGTGAACTTCTTCAGGATGGTGACCACgtgcacgcccacgcccacgtacGCCCACATGGACTTCGTGCTGGATGAGGTCGAGAGACTTGGGGCTGATTTATAA